CTGCACACGTGCCCATCGCGACCACTGCCCCAGCGCCCGCGACCCCCGGAGGCTCTGACCTCTCGCTCGCGGCGGTCATCACCGAGGGATGGCTGCACTGCGTCTACCAGACGTTCGTCGACCTCGACTCCGGGCACGTCGTCGCGCACGAGGCCCTGCTGCGCGGACCTGCCCGGACACGCTGGGCCTCACCGCTCTTCCTGCTCGACGCCGCCCGCGCAGACGGCCTCCTCGTCGACCTCGAGCAAGCCTCCCTGCGGGCATCGGTCGCCGACGCCAGCCGGCTCTCCGACGGCCGCCCCATCACCCTGTTCGTCAACGTGGAACCCACGACCCTCACGGAACGCCCCGAGGTGGTGCTCGAGGCCATCGCCAACCGCGCACCCCACGTCCAGGTCGTCGTCGAGATCACCGAGCGAGCCCTCGCGACCGACATCGCCGGGGTCCTCGCCGGCGCCGAACGCCTCCGCGAGGCCGGCTGCGCGATCGCCCTCGACGACGTCGGTGTCGAGCCCGAGTCCCTGGCGTTCATCCCGCTCCTGCGCCCTGAGGTCGTCAAGCTCGACCTCCGGCTCCTGCGCTCCGTCAACGACGTCGCCACCCAGACCGTCGCCAGCGCCGTGCGCGCCTACGCCGAGCAGTCCGGAGCCGAGGTCGTCGCCGAAGGGATCGAGACGTCTGACGACCTCACGCGAGCGCTCGTCCTCGGCGCGACGCTCGGGCAAGGCTGGTTCTGGGGGCGCGGCGAACGCCACTTCCAGACCACCGTCCCCCAGCCGGAGCGCTTCCGCGCCACCCCGAACGGCGCGATCCTGCGCGCCACGCCCTACGAGCTCCTCGGCCGCGCACGACGGGTGCGCCGTGCCCCGAAGCACCTGCTGCTCGCCCAGTCCCACGCTCTCGAGCTCATGGCGATGCAGTCGCAGGTGCCCCCGCTCCTGCTCGCCACGTTCGAGCACGCCCGGTTCTTCACCGCGGCGACCGTCGCACGCTACGTCACGATGGGCCGCCACCTGCCGTTCGTCGGGGTCTTCGGCATCGACATGCCCCGCACGCCGGCGCCCGGTGTCCGCGGCAGCGCGCTCGACCCGCAGGACCCGCTGGCTGCCGAGTGGACCGTCGTCGTGCTCGGAGCGCACGAGGCGGCAGCGCTCATGGCGCGCGACCTCGGGGACACCGGCCCGGACCGTGAGCGCGAGTTCGAGTTCGTCGTGACCCACGACCGCGGGCTCGTGACGGCCGCGGCACAGTCGCTCGTCGGGCGCCTCGCCCGCTGCTGACCCGGCGCACCGGGGCGAGCCCCTGCTCGCGGACGGCTGCGCGTGTCAGGAGGGCAGCGCCGGCCGCTCGGTCGGCGCGTCGGCAGGCTGGTCGGCAGGCTGGTCGGCAGGCTGGTCGACGAGGACGTTGTTCTGGTCGGTGAGGGTGGAGTCGTCCTCCCGGCCGGGCGTCCGCAGGTTCCAACGCGTGATGACCCACCGGAAGAGGACGTAGTAGATCGCGGCGTACGCGAGGCCGATCGGGAGGATGAGCAGCGGCCGCTGCGCGATGCGGAAGTTCAGCAGGTAGTCGATCACTCCCGCCGAGAAGCCGAAGCCCTGGTGGACGTCCAGCCAGTTGACGAGGGCGAGAGACGTCCCGGTGAGCAGCGCGTGGATGACATAGAGCGGGTAGGCGACGAAGAGGAACGAGAACTCGAGCGGCTCGCTCACCCCGGTGACAAAGCTGACGAGCGCTGCAGAGCCCATGATCCCCGCGATGACCTTGCGCTGCTCGGGGCGGGCCGTGTGGACGATCGCGAGAGCCGCTGCGGGCAGGGCGAACATGAGGATGGGGAAGAACCCGGTCATGAAGGTGCCTGCGGTGGGGTCGCCGTGGAGGAAACGAGCGATGTCCCCCTGCCAGATGTCGCCGTCGGCGTCGGTGTAGGTGCCGAACTGGAACCACGGGAGCGAGTTGAGCAGGTGGTGGAGCCCGAGCGGGACGAGGAGCCTGTTGGCCACCCCGTAGACGAACGCACCGAGGACGGTC
This sequence is a window from Sanguibacter antarcticus. Protein-coding genes within it:
- a CDS encoding PTS transporter subunit EIIC; its protein translation is MTSTTGPVVKEKRSIPGLAQLQRIGRSLMLPIASLPAAALLLRLGQADMLGKDGLARSWGDWLLPVADVLGAAGNALFANLPLIFALGVAIGYARKSDGSTGLAALIGYLVFKGVSDALSPYVLDPPAAGGDQELISYGVLGGIVMGLIAALLFQRYSRIRLPAYLAFFGGRRFVPIVTAGMAIVVAIVGAFVYQWFDAGLTSVGSWVTGSTVLGAFVYGVANRLLVPLGLHHLLNSLPWFQFGTYTDADGDIWQGDIARFLHGDPTAGTFMTGFFPILMFALPAAALAIVHTARPEQRKVIAGIMGSAALVSFVTGVSEPLEFSFLFVAYPLYVIHALLTGTSLALVNWLDVHQGFGFSAGVIDYLLNFRIAQRPLLILPIGLAYAAIYYVLFRWVITRWNLRTPGREDDSTLTDQNNVLVDQPADQPADQPADAPTERPALPS
- a CDS encoding sensor domain-containing phosphodiesterase; amino-acid sequence: MPIATTAPAPATPGGSDLSLAAVITEGWLHCVYQTFVDLDSGHVVAHEALLRGPARTRWASPLFLLDAARADGLLVDLEQASLRASVADASRLSDGRPITLFVNVEPTTLTERPEVVLEAIANRAPHVQVVVEITERALATDIAGVLAGAERLREAGCAIALDDVGVEPESLAFIPLLRPEVVKLDLRLLRSVNDVATQTVASAVRAYAEQSGAEVVAEGIETSDDLTRALVLGATLGQGWFWGRGERHFQTTVPQPERFRATPNGAILRATPYELLGRARRVRRAPKHLLLAQSHALELMAMQSQVPPLLLATFEHARFFTAATVARYVTMGRHLPFVGVFGIDMPRTPAPGVRGSALDPQDPLAAEWTVVVLGAHEAAALMARDLGDTGPDREREFEFVVTHDRGLVTAAAQSLVGRLARC